A stretch of Kiritimatiellia bacterium DNA encodes these proteins:
- a CDS encoding ArsR family transcriptional regulator encodes MNWPLGLASEYLRMLNARGLLNVRRSGRRVYYRIGTNRSLPESAALLASVMESLKQPGASTETICKILTGLTHPRRQYILRLLRRQMGFVELKARSHMSAPALCRHLKKLRSRGLIEAGRGGYRLAWPEDTLRQTLIRLAGR; translated from the coding sequence ATGAATTGGCCCCTGGGCCTGGCCAGCGAGTACCTGCGCATGCTCAACGCCCGCGGGTTGTTGAACGTGCGCCGCAGCGGGCGCCGGGTGTATTACCGGATCGGCACAAACCGCTCGCTGCCGGAATCCGCCGCCCTTCTCGCCTCCGTGATGGAGTCCTTGAAGCAACCTGGAGCTTCCACGGAGACCATTTGTAAAATCCTGACGGGGCTGACCCATCCGCGCCGGCAGTACATCCTTCGGTTGCTGCGCCGGCAGATGGGCTTTGTCGAACTCAAAGCCCGGTCGCACATGTCCGCTCCCGCCCTGTGCCGCCATCTGAAAAAGCTGCGGTCGCGCGGGCTGATCGAAGCCGGCCGCGGTGGCTACCGCCTGGCCTGGCCCGAGGACACCCTCCGCCAAACGCTGATCCGGTTGGCCGGACGCTGA